One part of the Rutidosis leptorrhynchoides isolate AG116_Rl617_1_P2 chromosome 1, CSIRO_AGI_Rlap_v1, whole genome shotgun sequence genome encodes these proteins:
- the LOC139890358 gene encoding uncharacterized protein, whose product MARYWFILKKKIIRLNTDWVVSDCLNNYCKCVFHLYANRIFEKPTAQDLQRLTVKHAQIHGFSGILRILDCMHWRWRNCPQWWKGHYTQGDHDYPSIMLEALLAGEAPPCMFTVNGCTFTKGYNLADEPYPEWATLMKSFKNPIDPKEAKFSKYQASARKDIEREFGVLQGRWTIVQHPARPYYIRKIRRIMLTCIILNNMITEDNGRAFCGFEENYRPIRRARGTFQERVEAHMRLDAKLRDVGIHRLLRNMLIKHVYNLSHNYRIRHDPKINPNNQA is encoded by the exons ATGGCGCGTTATtggtttatattaaaaaaaaaaattatccggtTGAATACTGATTGGGTTGTTTCAGATTGTTTAAACAATTATTGCAAATGCGTTTTTCATCTGTACGCTAACCGAATATTTGAGAAACCAACTGCACAAGATTTGCAACGTTTGACCGTTAAACATGCTCAAATACATGGTTTTTCAGGGATTTTAAGAATTCTCGATTGTATGCATTGGAGATGGAGAAATTGTCCACAATGGTGGAAGGGTCATTATACACAAGGTGATCATGATTACCCGTCAATTATGCTTGAAGCG TTATTAGCCGGTGAAGCTCCACCATGTATGTTTACAGTTAACGGGTGTACGTTTACTAAGGGTTATAATTTGGCGGATGAACCTTATCCGGAATGGGCAACATTAATGAAGTCGTTCAAAAATCCGATTGACCCGAAAGAAGCAAAATTCTCAAAGTACCAAGCATctgcaagaaaagatattgaacgagAATTTGGAGTACTACAAGGTCGATGGACCATTGTTCAACATCCAGCAAGACCGTATTACATCCGCAAAATTAGAAGGATTATGTTAACATGTatcatattaaataatatgataaccGAGGACAACGGTCGTGCATTTTGTGGGTTCGAGGAGAATTATCGTCCGATTCGACGTGCGAGAGGAACATTCCAAGAAAGAGTCGAGGCGCATATGCGGTTGGACGCGAAATTGAGAGATGTGGGCATTCATCGACTACTACGAAATATGCTTATAAAACACGTGTATAATCTTTCACATAATTATCGAATTCGACATGATCCGAAAATTAATCCAAACAATCAAGCATAG
- the LOC139866343 gene encoding adenylyl-sulfate kinase 3 has translation MSTMGNPANLFWHDCAVGKAERQKMINQQGCVVWITGLSGSGKSTLACSLNRELHSRGKLSYVLDGDNVRHGLNKNLGFSPEDRTENIRRVGEVAKLFADAGLICIASLISPYRKDRDACRAMLTDANFIEVFMNMPLEVCEGRDPKGLYKLARAGKIKGFTGLDDPYEEPLNCEIKIEQKNGICPTPCDMALQVVSYLDQNGFLHA, from the exons ATGTCTACAATGGGTAACCCAGCAAACCTTTTCTGGCACGATTGTGCAGTTGGTAAGGCTGAACGGCAAAAAATGATTAACCAACAGGGGTGCGTTGTATGGATCACAGGTCTCAGTGGGTCAG GCAAAAGTACCCTTGCATGCTCACTAAATAGAGAACTACACTCCAGGGGAAAACTCTCCTACGTTCTTGATGGTGACAATGTTAGGCACGGATTAAATAAAAATCTTGGGTTTTCACCCGAGGATAGAACTGAAAACATTCGTCGTGTTG GAGAAGTGGCAAAGCTGTTTGCAGATGCTGGCTTAATCTGTATAGCCAGCCTGATATCTCCTTATAGAAAGGATCGTGATGCATGCCGTGCAATGTTGACAGATGCAAATTTTATTGAG GTGTTTATGAACATGCCTCTTGAAGTCTGTGAAGGAAGAGATCCTAAAGGCCTTTACAAGCTTGCACGAGCTGGAAAGATCAAAG GCTTTACTGGACTTGATGATCCTTATGAAGAGCCTCTGAACTGTGAG ATCAAGATTGAACAGAAGAATGGAATTTGTCCGACACCATGTGATATGGCTTTGCAAGTAGTTTCTTACTTGGATCAAAATGGGTTTCTTCATGCTTGA